Genomic DNA from Bernardetia sp.:
AGAAGTAATTGGAGAGTTAATTAATGCTGAATATGTAGATATGTTTTGGTACGAATACATTGTAATTCCAAACAAAAATTACGAGTATTTGATTTCTGATATTCAATTATGGAATGACTGTAAATTTAAGTTTTTCAATAAAGTATCTTTAAAATACGCTAACAATGCATTTGGTCATTATTTACCATTAGAAAGAAAAGCTTACATGCGAGCATTGTACATTGACGAACGGAAGAATAATTTTTTCAAACGATTGTTCTCTTTTCTATATTTGTGATAAAAAACATCAATGGTCATTACAAAATCTTTCAAGCACGAAGAAGTAACAGGGATAAAATTTGGCTATCAGCCTTTTGGAATGCCTACTTTATTCACTCATATCTACTTTGTAGATGGGTTACTCATAGACACAGGACAAAGTAACGCCAAGTCTAAAATCTTGGAAGAGACAGCAAAACTAAACATAGAGCAAATATTCATTACTCACCATCACGAAGACCATACAGGAAATATTTCAGAAATCCAGAAGCAACACGGCTGTAATGTCTATGCTTCAAGTTTGTGTGGTGAGATGATGAAAAAACCTCCAAAAATTAGTCTTGCACAGCAACTTACGTGGGGAAAACGTCCTGCTTATGAGCATCTTCTCCGAAAAGACGATACAATAGAAACTCCCAATTTTTCATTTCAGATTATTCCCATTGCTGGACATGCTGTCGATATGGTGGCACTCTACGAACCAACAAAAAAATGGCTGTTTTCAGCAGATTTATATATTAATTCCTATATTGATTATTTTTTGGAAAATGAAAGTATATACGAGCAGATTAATTCTATTAAAAAGATTTTAGAACTAGATTTTGTTGTAATGTTTTGTGGACACAAACCCCAACTTACCAATGCAAAAGCTCAACTCACTAAAAAACTAAACTTCTTAGAATCACTTTTCAATGATGTTTCTTTGCTATATGAGAAAGGAAATTCAGCGAGTGAAATTCTTAAAAGATTGAAGCTAAAAGAAAACTGGTTTGTCAGAATCCTCTCTAATGGAAATCTATCTAAAATCAATATGATAAAATCAATTATTAGAGATATTGAATACTTGAAGAAAAAATCATGAATCAAAATAATAAACCCACATTAGAAATTTGTCTTACACCCGATGCAGTTTCTTTTATAGACTTAACAGGCAAAATTGCTGTCATAGTAGATATTTTTAGAGCTACTTCTACAATGGTAGCAGGCTTGGCAAATGGCGTAGAATATATTGTGCCTGTCGCTAATGTAGCCGATGCACTGCACTATAAGTCAGAAGGTTATATAACGGCTGGAGAGCGAAATGGTGAAAAAGTAGAGGGTTTTGATATTGGAAACTCTCCTTACGAACACATGGAGCAAGAGCGTAAAAAAATTGTTATGACAACCACCAATGGCACACAAGCCATTGAAGCTGTAAAAAATGATGCCGAACAAGTCATCATTGGTGCATTTTTAAATTTAAAAGCAGTTGCAGATTATCTCAAAAATCAAAATAAAGATATTATTATCGTTTGTGCAGGTTGGAAAGGTCGTTTCAATGCAGAAGATTCTCTTTTTGCTGGTGCGTTGGCTCTCAAACTGAAAGATGATTTTTGGTGGGAAGGAGACGAGACACTTTTTTCCTCACATTCTTATACTTCTGTAAAGAAAAATCTACTCAAAATCTTAAAGCATTCTTCACATTATAAGCGATTAGAAAAACATGGCGTGGTAGATGATATGAAATTCTGTTTAGAAATAGATAAATTTGAGAATGTTCCTATCTTAAAAGATAATCATTTAGTGAATTTATAAGCTATGAAAAAAACAGGGGTTTGTCCAAAGTGTGGTTCTCTTGATGTATACAATAATTCAAATCAACGTGCTGAGTTACGACGAGTACTACAGATTAAAAACCCTAAAGCTATCTTTGGTAGAGGTAGTTTTTTGGTTTCCTATATTTGCTTGAACTGTGGATATGTAGAAGATTATCTGACCGAAAAAGATTTAGAAAAAAGAAGAGATATTATCAAAAATACTTGGACAAAGTAAATGATTTTGTGAGTCAAAGAACAGAAACAAAGTCGCAAAACTGGTTACGGATTGCTGAAAACTGATTACTTAAAGAAATGCGTTATTTTTTAGAAGTAGCCTATGAAGGCACAAATTTTCATGGATGGCAAGCTCAAAAAAACACTCCCAAAACAGTACAAGGAAGTATTGAAAATGCCCTTTCAAAAATTTTGAGAATTGAAACACCAATTGTTGGAAGTGGAAGGACAGATACAGGTGTGCATTGTAGAAAACAGTTTGCTCATTTTGATACAGAAAAAGAAGTAAGTACAAAGGACTTGAAGCACAGGATGAATAGCTTCTTGCCTCCTCAAATTGCCATTGCTAATATTTTACCTGTCAAAGACACAGCACATGCTCGTTTTGATGCTTTTTCAAGAACCTATCACTACCATCTGCTTCTTGAAAAAAATCCATTCTTGATAAATCAAGCACATACTCATAGAAAGCAACTAGATTTTGAAAAAATGAATAAAACAGCAGAGATTTTACTAAAATATACTGATTTTGAATCTTTTAGTAAAGTCAAAACACAGGTCAATAATTTTGAATGCAATATCAGTAAAGCAGTTTGGACAAAGGAAGTTGAAAATGGGATAGAATTTTACCGTTTTACTATTTCTGCAAATCGTTTCCTTAGGGGAATGGTTCGTGCTGTGGTAGGCTCGCTTTTTTTGGTAGGAGAAGGAAAAATAGAAATATCAGATTTTGAGCAAATTATTTTAGATAAAAATAGAAAATCAGCAGGTTCTGCTGTGCCAGCAGAAGGACTTTTTTTAGTTGATGTAGAATATCCAAAAGAGATTTTTTTTGTATGAAGCCCTATAAATCATCCTCAATGCGCTTAAAAATTCATTGAGGATGAAAATAAATCTATCTTACCACAGAAATATAACCCATAATAGGTTTCAAGCTATCACTAATTCGTATTCTGTAATAATATGTTCCTTCAGCGAGTTTCATTCCATTTAAAAGAGCATCCCATTCTTTGCGATAACCATTTTTTTGAGTGAAGAGAATTTTTCCTGTTCTATCAAAAATTTCTATATCAGCATTCGGATAACGTTCTAAAAATGGAATTTTCCATGTGTCGTTTGTTCCATCATCGTTAGGAGTAAATGTATTTGGAATATCAGCAAAACAGTCTTCATTGATTTCTATAAAAACAGTATCTGCCGAACACTCATCAGCTTGATAGACAATTTTGTATGTTCCTTGGCTAGACTGACCAAGTTTTATTTCTCCACTCAAAGAATCTAGTTTGATACCTATATCGTGGGTAAAGAAAAAACCATTTTCATTGCCTAAAATTCTAGGAGTTGGATTTACTTCTGCTCTACAATAACTCTCATAGTCATAAGCAAAACGAGCATCAATAGGTTTTCTACGAATAACAAAGTCTGACAAAACAAGCTCACATCCATTCGCATCTCTAATGGTTACTTGATAAACTTCTGTTTCGCTAGGTTCTAACTCTGAAAGCTCATTAGTATTGGTAGCAAGGGTTCTGCCTTGATACATCCAAATTGTATTGTAAGGAGCTGTTCCCCCAGTAATTTCTACACTAATTTGTCCATCATTTATATTTGAATTACAAGTAGCTTCTTGTGTCGTTATTGTTCCGTTTAACTGTTGAGGTTCTGTAATTTCTATGAGCAGCGAATCTTGACAGCCCAAATCGTCTATAACATTTACTTTATAACTTCCCTTAGAAAGATTTTCTAACGAGTGTTGAGTGGTACTATCTTGCCATAAAATCTGATAATCTCCAAAAGCTCCACTTATTTCTATATCAATTCTTCCATCATTTCCTCCAAAACACGAAACGTTTTTAGTAATGGCTTCAACTTTTAGATTGGAAACCTCCACCAAAACCACATTGCTAAATTTTGCATCACAACTATCAGGAATTACTTTTCTTCTAAAATAAGTAGAAGTAGCAAGTTCTGTAGGTTGATAATTGAGCGTACTGTCTAAATCTGTCCAAGTCAAGCTATCTGTTGAAGACTGCCACAAATATTTGTGATTGACAAGTGAAGAATCGCCCATCAAAAGGCTTGGAATCTCGCCCCTACACACACGCTGCGAAGATGAAATAATATTGTTTTTGACACCTGCAAACTTTACTCTAACCGTATCTACCACCGTACAAAATCCATTATCTACCCAAACGGTATAAGTTCCCTCTTCTGAAACAATTATACTTTGTGTAGAGTCGCCCGTACTCCAAAGATATTCGTCTGCATCAGCAGTAGCGATAAGTTCATATTCGAAAGGTTCACAAAAAGTGCTATCCTTAAAGTTTGTATTAGGAAAACCATTATCTGGAACAGTAAATTCTGTAACAACAGCATTTTC
This window encodes:
- the truA gene encoding tRNA pseudouridine(38-40) synthase TruA, with amino-acid sequence MRYFLEVAYEGTNFHGWQAQKNTPKTVQGSIENALSKILRIETPIVGSGRTDTGVHCRKQFAHFDTEKEVSTKDLKHRMNSFLPPQIAIANILPVKDTAHARFDAFSRTYHYHLLLEKNPFLINQAHTHRKQLDFEKMNKTAEILLKYTDFESFSKVKTQVNNFECNISKAVWTKEVENGIEFYRFTISANRFLRGMVRAVVGSLFLVGEGKIEISDFEQIILDKNRKSAGSAVPAEGLFLVDVEYPKEIFFV
- a CDS encoding 2-phosphosulfolactate phosphatase, whose translation is MNQNNKPTLEICLTPDAVSFIDLTGKIAVIVDIFRATSTMVAGLANGVEYIVPVANVADALHYKSEGYITAGERNGEKVEGFDIGNSPYEHMEQERKKIVMTTTNGTQAIEAVKNDAEQVIIGAFLNLKAVADYLKNQNKDIIIVCAGWKGRFNAEDSLFAGALALKLKDDFWWEGDETLFSSHSYTSVKKNLLKILKHSSHYKRLEKHGVVDDMKFCLEIDKFENVPILKDNHLVNL
- a CDS encoding MBL fold metallo-hydrolase yields the protein MVITKSFKHEEVTGIKFGYQPFGMPTLFTHIYFVDGLLIDTGQSNAKSKILEETAKLNIEQIFITHHHEDHTGNISEIQKQHGCNVYASSLCGEMMKKPPKISLAQQLTWGKRPAYEHLLRKDDTIETPNFSFQIIPIAGHAVDMVALYEPTKKWLFSADLYINSYIDYFLENESIYEQINSIKKILELDFVVMFCGHKPQLTNAKAQLTKKLNFLESLFNDVSLLYEKGNSASEILKRLKLKENWFVRILSNGNLSKINMIKSIIRDIEYLKKKS